One genomic segment of Clostridium estertheticum subsp. estertheticum includes these proteins:
- a CDS encoding response regulator transcription factor: MYKLLIADDEPRIRKGLRNALNWNEFNIEVVGEAEDGEIALNQTEKLKPDIIFLDICMPFLNGLELIRKLNEKDQNCIIIIITGYDEFEYMHEALKLKTFDYLLKPVPKEVLIDTVNKAIQEIRKNEEKKVYLDWADRRLDENFDMLKQAFLNNWLNGSYEYAEILNELKFFKYNFDADIEVVVIKVIERLNHEVYSKNWDRELLNFALINVTLELMSKVKPEITYTDEDNNIVIISNVMNAYDWLNIANEIENKIYYYLHFTVIIEHKRSLSGISGVKNTYNEIIASIDKIAAYKPIVLLATRYIDTNYNVNDLNLGDVADKFNLSSSYLSKLLKKEAGLSFIDYLTKYRINKSICMMDDPKYKIYEIAQAVGYSNQHYFCKAFKKVMGFAPTEYRGRSM; encoded by the coding sequence ATGTATAAGCTTTTAATTGCTGACGATGAACCAAGGATTAGGAAGGGGTTAAGAAATGCCTTAAATTGGAATGAGTTCAATATTGAAGTGGTTGGTGAGGCTGAAGATGGTGAAATAGCATTAAATCAAACAGAAAAATTAAAACCTGATATAATCTTTTTAGACATATGTATGCCATTTTTAAATGGTTTGGAGCTTATTAGAAAATTGAATGAAAAAGACCAAAATTGTATTATAATAATAATAACAGGATATGATGAGTTTGAGTATATGCATGAGGCACTGAAGCTTAAAACATTTGATTATCTTTTAAAACCAGTTCCAAAAGAAGTGCTTATAGATACAGTAAATAAAGCAATACAAGAAATAAGAAAGAATGAAGAGAAAAAAGTATATTTAGATTGGGCGGACAGACGATTAGACGAAAATTTTGATATGTTAAAACAAGCTTTTTTAAATAATTGGTTAAATGGAAGTTATGAATACGCGGAAATATTAAATGAGTTAAAATTTTTTAAATATAATTTCGATGCTGACATAGAAGTTGTAGTAATTAAAGTAATAGAAAGGTTAAACCATGAGGTATATTCAAAAAACTGGGATAGAGAACTATTAAATTTTGCGTTAATTAATGTTACACTTGAGTTAATGAGCAAAGTTAAGCCAGAAATAACATATACTGATGAAGATAATAACATTGTTATAATTAGTAATGTTATGAATGCTTACGATTGGTTAAACATAGCAAATGAAATTGAAAATAAAATATATTATTATTTACACTTTACTGTAATTATAGAACACAAAAGGAGCCTAAGTGGTATCTCGGGAGTAAAAAACACGTATAATGAAATTATTGCTAGTATAGATAAAATAGCTGCTTATAAACCTATAGTTCTTTTAGCTACTAGATATATAGATACCAATTACAATGTAAACGATTTAAATTTAGGCGATGTAGCAGATAAATTTAATTTAAGTTCTTCTTACTTAAGCAAATTATTAAAAAAAGAAGCGGGACTTTCTTTTATTGATTATCTTACAAAGTATAGAATTAATAAATCTATTTGTATGATGGATGATCCTAAATATAAGATTTATGAAATTGCGCAGGCTGTAGGATATAGTAACCAACATTACTTTTGCAAGGCATTTAAGAAGGTTATGGGGTTTGCCCCAACAGAATATAGGGGGAGGAGTATGTGA
- the nfsA gene encoding oxygen-insensitive NADPH nitroreductase, producing the protein MNETINLLKNHKSIRKYKDQPIEKEKVKTIIECAQCASTSSFIQAYTIINVVNMDNRKNIAHLAGDQSYVEKCPLFLIFCADLSRSKNSCEINDRTMAEVNTETFILATVDASLAAQNALIAAESLGLGGVYIGGIRNNPGEICKILNIPSGVYPVFGMCIGYPCVNPDKKERLPQDVIFKTDVYNINGDASLIKKYDTHITDYYEKRTKGKRFDTWTNQVSGLMSKPQRPHMKDFLDKQGFKFK; encoded by the coding sequence ATGAATGAAACAATAAATTTATTAAAAAATCACAAATCTATAAGAAAATATAAAGATCAACCTATCGAGAAAGAGAAGGTAAAAACCATTATTGAATGTGCTCAATGTGCCTCAACTTCTAGTTTTATTCAAGCCTACACAATTATAAATGTAGTTAATATGGATAATAGGAAAAACATAGCCCATCTTGCAGGGGATCAAAGTTATGTGGAGAAGTGCCCTTTATTTTTAATTTTCTGTGCGGATTTAAGCCGTAGTAAGAATTCATGTGAAATTAATGATAGAACTATGGCTGAGGTAAATACTGAAACTTTTATTTTAGCAACCGTGGATGCATCTCTTGCTGCTCAAAATGCTTTAATAGCTGCCGAATCCCTAGGCCTAGGTGGAGTTTATATAGGTGGAATTCGAAATAATCCAGGAGAAATATGCAAGATCTTAAACATTCCATCTGGTGTATACCCTGTATTTGGAATGTGTATTGGTTATCCGTGTGTTAATCCGGATAAAAAAGAGAGGTTACCTCAGGATGTAATATTTAAAACAGATGTATATAACATAAATGGTGATGCATCGTTAATAAAAAAATATGATACACATATTACTGATTATTATGAGAAAAGAACTAAAGGTAAAAGATTCGATACATGGACAAATCAAGTGTCTGGTTTAATGAGCAAACCTCAAAGGCCTCATATGAAAGATTTTTTAGACAAACAAGGATTTAAATTTAAATAA
- the pdxT gene encoding pyridoxal 5'-phosphate synthase glutaminase subunit PdxT, with amino-acid sequence MKIGVLSLQGDVIEHINHITKLGHVGIEVKKLEDMEGINGIILPGGESTTIGKLLRETKMLIPLRNKILSGLPVWGTCAGMILLAKAIEGEIDGHLKVMDIKVKRNAYGSQINSFKREVIISEISGEPLPLVFIRGPVITEVTSNVKIICKVFDKIVAVKQNNMFVTAFHPELTNNLEIHKYFINMCK; translated from the coding sequence TTGAAAATAGGTGTTTTATCACTTCAAGGAGATGTTATCGAGCATATAAATCATATTACAAAACTTGGTCATGTTGGGATAGAGGTTAAAAAACTTGAAGATATGGAAGGGATAAATGGAATAATACTTCCTGGTGGTGAGAGTACAACAATAGGTAAACTTTTAAGGGAGACAAAAATGCTTATACCTCTAAGGAATAAAATACTTTCAGGATTACCGGTATGGGGAACTTGCGCTGGTATGATTTTACTTGCTAAAGCTATTGAGGGCGAAATAGATGGACATCTTAAAGTTATGGATATTAAAGTAAAAAGAAATGCCTATGGAAGCCAAATTAATAGTTTTAAAAGAGAGGTTATAATTAGTGAGATTTCAGGTGAACCCTTGCCGCTAGTTTTTATACGTGGGCCAGTAATTACAGAAGTGACAAGTAATGTTAAAATAATATGCAAAGTTTTCGATAAAATTGTAGCAGTGAAACAAAATAATATGTTTGTTACAGCTTTCCATCCGGAACTTACAAATAACTTAGAAATTCATAAATATTTCATAAATATGTGCAAATAG
- the pdxS gene encoding pyridoxal 5'-phosphate synthase lyase subunit PdxS, producing the protein MERYEINKNLAQMLKGGVIMDVVNVEQAIIAENAGACAVMALERVPSDIRKEGGVARMSDPKMIKEIKAAVTIPVMAKGRIGHFVEAQILQEIGVDFIDESEVLTPADEQYHINKWDFKVPYVCGARNLGEALRRIGEGAAMIRTKGEAGTGNVVEAVRHMRCIMDEIRKVKNAPKEELMTIAKEFGAPINLIEYVWKNGKLPVVNFAAGGIATPADAALMMQLGSEGVFVGSGIFKAENPEARAKAIVLATTYYNDPKVVAKVSENLGEAMSGIEISEIKEKFAKRGW; encoded by the coding sequence ATGGAAAGATATGAAATAAACAAGAACTTGGCTCAGATGTTAAAGGGTGGAGTAATCATGGATGTAGTGAATGTTGAGCAGGCAATAATAGCAGAGAATGCAGGGGCCTGCGCGGTAATGGCATTAGAAAGAGTGCCCTCAGATATTAGAAAAGAAGGTGGAGTAGCTAGAATGTCTGACCCTAAAATGATTAAAGAAATAAAGGCTGCGGTAACTATTCCAGTAATGGCTAAGGGTAGAATAGGCCATTTTGTTGAAGCGCAAATTCTTCAAGAAATAGGGGTGGATTTTATAGATGAGAGCGAAGTTTTGACTCCAGCAGATGAGCAGTATCATATAAATAAGTGGGATTTTAAAGTTCCTTATGTTTGCGGAGCAAGAAATTTAGGTGAGGCACTAAGAAGAATCGGAGAAGGTGCTGCAATGATAAGAACAAAAGGTGAAGCAGGCACAGGCAATGTGGTAGAAGCTGTTAGGCACATGAGATGTATAATGGATGAAATTCGCAAAGTTAAAAATGCTCCCAAAGAAGAACTAATGACAATTGCTAAAGAGTTTGGGGCACCTATTAATTTAATAGAATATGTATGGAAAAATGGTAAACTTCCAGTAGTAAATTTTGCAGCAGGCGGAATAGCAACCCCGGCTGATGCAGCACTTATGATGCAACTTGGATCAGAAGGAGTTTTTGTAGGTTCAGGAATTTTTAAAGCAGAAAATCCGGAAGCTAGGGCAAAAGCAATAGTACTTGCAACTACATATTACAATGATCCAAAAGTTGTTGCAAAAGTTTCAGAAAATCTTGGGGAAGCAATGAGTGGCATAGAGATAAGTGAAATTAAAGAGAAGTTTGCCAAGAGAGGTTGGTAA
- the thiC gene encoding phosphomethylpyrimidine synthase ThiC, with the protein MMYTTQMDAAKKGIITEEMKIVARKENMPEEVLREKISRGVVAIPANRNHKILSPEGVGEGLKTKINVNLGISKDCCDIDEEMKKVQLSIDMKAEAVMDLSSFGKTEEFRKRLISDSTAMIGTVPIYDALGFYDKELQDITSKELIDVVEKHAKDGVDFVTIHAGLNTATANVFKRNKRITHIVSRGGSLLYAWMELNHKENPFYEHFDEILEICQKYDLTLSLGDACRPGCINDATDACQIHELMVLGELTLRAWEKNVQVIIEGPGHMAINEIEANVLLAKKLCHGAPFYILGPLVTDIAPGYDHITSAIGGALAASAGADFLCYVTPAEHLRLPNVDDVREGIIACKIAAHAGDIGKKIPGSRDWDNEMSTARQALNWKRMFELAIDPEKAIRYRKESMPENADSCTMCGKMCSARTMNKIMQGKDLNILRDDS; encoded by the coding sequence ATGATGTATACAACTCAAATGGATGCTGCAAAAAAAGGTATTATAACTGAAGAGATGAAGATAGTTGCAAGGAAAGAAAATATGCCAGAAGAGGTTTTAAGAGAAAAAATATCAAGAGGCGTAGTCGCAATTCCTGCTAATAGAAATCATAAAATATTAAGCCCTGAGGGAGTTGGGGAGGGTTTAAAAACAAAAATCAATGTAAACCTAGGTATCTCAAAAGATTGCTGTGATATTGATGAAGAAATGAAAAAGGTACAGTTATCAATAGATATGAAAGCTGAAGCTGTTATGGATTTAAGCTCATTTGGTAAAACTGAAGAATTTAGAAAAAGGCTTATTTCAGATTCAACTGCTATGATAGGTACTGTTCCAATTTATGATGCCTTAGGTTTTTACGATAAAGAATTACAGGATATTACTTCAAAAGAATTAATAGATGTTGTAGAAAAACATGCAAAAGATGGAGTTGACTTTGTAACAATACACGCTGGTTTAAACACAGCTACTGCAAATGTATTTAAAAGAAACAAGAGAATAACTCATATTGTGTCTCGAGGAGGATCGCTCCTATATGCTTGGATGGAATTAAACCATAAAGAAAATCCTTTTTATGAACATTTTGATGAAATACTAGAAATATGTCAAAAATATGATTTAACTTTAAGCCTTGGTGATGCATGTAGACCCGGTTGCATTAATGATGCAACCGATGCTTGTCAAATTCATGAATTAATGGTACTTGGTGAATTAACCCTGAGAGCTTGGGAAAAGAATGTACAAGTTATCATAGAAGGACCAGGACATATGGCAATAAATGAAATAGAGGCAAATGTATTGCTTGCTAAGAAATTATGCCATGGTGCACCTTTTTATATTTTAGGACCCCTAGTTACAGACATTGCTCCAGGATATGACCATATTACAAGTGCCATAGGAGGTGCTTTAGCTGCAAGCGCAGGAGCTGATTTTCTTTGTTATGTAACTCCAGCAGAACATTTAAGACTTCCGAATGTTGATGATGTACGTGAAGGAATTATTGCATGTAAAATTGCAGCTCATGCTGGTGATATAGGCAAAAAAATTCCAGGTAGCCGCGACTGGGACAATGAAATGAGTACAGCTAGACAAGCTCTTAATTGGAAGAGAATGTTTGAACTTGCAATAGATCCAGAAAAAGCCATAAGATATAGGAAAGAATCAATGCCAGAAAATGCTGATAGTTGCACAATGTGTGGTAAAATGTGTTCTGCAAGAACTATGAACAAGATAATGCAAGGTAAAGATCTTAATATATTAAGAGATGATTCATAA
- a CDS encoding Crp/Fnr family transcriptional regulator gives MPQVTIRQLRDLPLLECIEDKTLDLIREKVVLKNFKKSQMLFGERERLNNIYIVLEGKVSMYRLSEKGQKRVIYILNKGEIVNEVNFDNYTSSISCEAFEDSEIISILKGDLLNIMQQDFKLTEVILYSMSKKIRRLYRQIKNTVPTKMDKRVAAKLWKLSRDYGLETPKGVLIDVKISITYLADMLGSSRETISRAVKELENMGMVKIEHRKFIVDREKLSGYFKSV, from the coding sequence ATGCCACAAGTAACTATTAGGCAATTAAGAGACCTTCCTTTGTTAGAATGTATTGAGGATAAAACTTTAGATTTAATAAGAGAAAAAGTTGTATTAAAAAATTTTAAGAAATCACAAATGTTGTTTGGTGAAAGAGAACGCTTAAATAACATATATATAGTGCTAGAAGGAAAGGTATCAATGTACAGGTTATCAGAAAAAGGTCAAAAGAGGGTTATTTACATTTTGAATAAAGGTGAGATTGTAAATGAAGTGAATTTTGATAACTATACAAGCTCGATTAGTTGTGAAGCGTTTGAAGACAGTGAGATTATAAGCATATTAAAAGGAGATTTATTAAATATTATGCAGCAAGATTTTAAGCTTACAGAGGTTATATTATACTCTATGAGCAAGAAAATAAGACGATTGTATAGGCAGATTAAAAACACTGTTCCTACTAAAATGGATAAAAGGGTAGCTGCTAAGCTATGGAAGTTGTCTAGAGATTATGGATTAGAAACTCCAAAAGGTGTTTTAATAGATGTTAAAATAAGTATAACCTATTTGGCAGATATGTTAGGTAGCTCTCGGGAAACTATTTCAAGGGCCGTAAAAGAGCTAGAAAACATGGGGATGGTTAAGATAGAACATAGAAAATTCATAGTTGATAGAGAAAAGTTAAGTGGTTATTTTAAAAGTGTGTGA
- a CDS encoding formate/nitrite transporter family protein, translated as MFSEEINKVSASAIKKSELLKKSKMRYLTSSVLAGIYVGFGILLIFTIGGLLSQATSPATKIVMGASFGIALSLVIMAGSELFTGNNMTMTIGSLEKKVSWLDSTNIWIYSFIGNFVGSAALAAMFVGSGLAKGSTAEFILKTSQIKMASPSIELFLKGLLCNMLVCLAVWCSIKLKEETAKLIMIFWCLFAFITTGFEHSIANMTLLTTALMIPHSAAISIVGLAHNLIWVTLGNFVGGAVFIGAAYWFISKEK; from the coding sequence GTGTTTAGTGAAGAAATTAACAAAGTATCAGCCTCAGCGATAAAAAAGTCTGAATTATTAAAAAAGAGCAAAATGAGGTACCTCACTTCTTCGGTCTTGGCCGGTATATATGTGGGATTTGGAATTTTATTAATATTTACTATCGGTGGATTATTATCACAAGCAACGTCTCCAGCAACAAAAATTGTTATGGGAGCTTCTTTTGGGATTGCCTTAAGTCTTGTAATAATGGCTGGCTCTGAACTTTTTACAGGAAATAACATGACTATGACAATAGGTTCTTTAGAAAAGAAAGTTTCGTGGCTTGACTCAACAAATATTTGGATATACAGTTTTATAGGTAACTTTGTGGGTTCAGCAGCTCTTGCAGCAATGTTTGTAGGTTCGGGACTTGCAAAAGGAAGTACAGCAGAATTTATTCTAAAAACATCACAAATAAAAATGGCATCGCCAAGTATAGAATTATTTTTAAAAGGATTACTTTGTAATATGTTAGTCTGTTTAGCAGTTTGGTGTTCTATTAAATTAAAGGAAGAAACAGCTAAACTTATAATGATTTTTTGGTGCCTATTTGCATTTATAACTACAGGGTTTGAACATAGTATTGCAAATATGACATTACTTACGACAGCCCTAATGATTCCTCACAGCGCAGCGATTTCAATAGTGGGACTAGCACACAATTTAATTTGGGTTACGTTAGGTAATTTTGTAGGTGGAGCAGTGTTTATTGGAGCAGCCTATTGGTTTATATCAAAAGAGAAATAA
- the hcp gene encoding hydroxylamine reductase codes for MQGKMFCFQCEQTFGGKGCTKVGVCGKTPEIAAMQDLLIYQLKGISCYASKLLAKGEKIDKSLVSFVENSLFMTLTNVNFDPESHMDMLRRSQINKEEIRKKASGENVNTKEALYNLSDTKEQILEDAKKAGIMYDEDLDADIRSVRETIKYGLKGIAAYAHQARFIKYQSDEVDEFYFIALAVLTDDSLNLKDLIAYLVKTGEMSVKVMEVLDKANNEKYNSPTPTRVNVNIKKGPFIIVSGHDLRDLEMLLEQTQGKGINIYTHGEMLPSHGYPKLNKFKHLVGNFGGAWQNQQKEFDGIPGCILMTTNCLMKPRDSYKDRIYSTSVVGWEGLKHISNDEKGHKDFSEIINKALELGGFEKDEEVKEITVGFGHKATLSHAGEIVSAVKEGKIRHFFLIGGCDGARPGRNYYTEFARQVPKDCIILTLACGKYRFNKLEFGEVAGLPRLLDVGQCNDAYSAVRIANALSDAFECSINELPLSFIITWYEQKAVADLLALLSLGVKGIYLGPTLPAFLSPNVLQFLIDTFDLRAISTPEDDLAKILG; via the coding sequence ATGCAAGGAAAAATGTTTTGTTTTCAATGTGAGCAAACTTTCGGTGGTAAAGGTTGCACAAAAGTAGGGGTATGTGGTAAAACACCAGAGATTGCGGCAATGCAGGATCTGCTAATATATCAATTAAAAGGAATAAGTTGTTACGCTAGCAAACTTTTAGCTAAAGGTGAAAAAATTGATAAGTCATTGGTCTCATTTGTTGAGAATTCATTATTTATGACATTAACTAATGTAAATTTTGACCCTGAGTCTCATATGGATATGCTCAGAAGATCACAAATAAATAAAGAAGAGATTAGAAAAAAAGCTTCAGGAGAAAATGTAAATACCAAGGAGGCTCTATATAATTTAAGTGATACAAAAGAGCAAATACTTGAAGATGCTAAAAAAGCAGGAATTATGTATGATGAAGATTTAGATGCTGATATTCGCTCTGTTCGTGAAACTATAAAATATGGATTAAAAGGAATTGCGGCGTATGCACATCAAGCCAGATTTATTAAATATCAAAGTGATGAGGTAGATGAATTTTACTTTATAGCTTTAGCAGTACTTACTGATGATAGTTTAAATTTAAAAGATCTTATTGCTTACTTAGTTAAAACTGGCGAGATGAGTGTTAAGGTTATGGAGGTATTGGATAAAGCAAATAATGAGAAATACAATTCTCCAACACCTACAAGAGTAAATGTAAACATTAAGAAAGGACCATTTATAATAGTTTCGGGTCATGACTTAAGAGACCTTGAAATGTTACTTGAGCAAACACAAGGTAAGGGAATAAATATTTATACTCATGGTGAAATGTTACCTTCACATGGATATCCAAAACTTAATAAATTTAAACATTTAGTAGGTAACTTTGGAGGAGCATGGCAAAATCAACAAAAGGAGTTTGATGGTATACCGGGTTGCATTTTAATGACAACAAACTGCTTAATGAAACCAAGAGATTCTTATAAAGATAGAATTTATTCTACAAGTGTTGTAGGATGGGAAGGATTAAAACATATATCTAATGATGAGAAGGGGCATAAGGATTTTTCTGAAATAATAAATAAAGCTTTGGAACTTGGTGGCTTTGAAAAAGATGAGGAAGTTAAGGAAATTACAGTAGGATTTGGCCATAAAGCAACTTTGAGTCATGCAGGCGAGATTGTAAGTGCTGTTAAAGAAGGGAAGATTAGACACTTCTTCTTAATCGGTGGATGTGATGGTGCAAGACCAGGAAGAAATTATTATACTGAATTTGCAAGGCAAGTCCCAAAAGACTGTATTATTCTTACATTAGCCTGTGGGAAATACCGTTTTAATAAATTGGAATTTGGTGAAGTAGCAGGACTTCCAAGGTTACTTGATGTAGGTCAATGTAACGATGCATATTCTGCTGTTAGAATAGCTAATGCACTATCTGATGCATTTGAATGCTCAATTAATGAGTTGCCACTTTCATTCATTATAACTTGGTATGAACAAAAGGCTGTAGCTGATTTATTAGCATTATTGTCGCTTGGAGTAAAAGGAATTTATCTTGGACCAACACTTCCAGCGTTCTTAAGTCCAAATGTATTACAATTTTTAATTGATACATTTGACCTTAGAGCAATAAGCACGCCAGAGGACGATTTAGCAAAAATACTTGGATAA
- a CDS encoding D-2-hydroxyacid dehydrogenase — MKIVVLDGFTLNPGDLSWKEFEKLGELKVYDRTSFDEIVDRAYDCEIILTNKTPLGMDTLKKLPKIKYIGVLATGYNVVDAKAAKEMGIIVTNTPAYGTNSVAQFVFALLLEICHHVGEHNEVVRKGAWTNSKDFCFWNYPMIELAGKTMGIIGMGRIGVVTSTIAQAFGMNVLAYNPSKKESLISDTFKYVELDQLYEGADVISLHCPLFEETKGIINKESIKKMKDGVIIINTSRGPLIVEEDLAQALNSGKVAGVGLDVMSVEPVQMDNPLMRAKNCLITPHIAWAPKESRERLMNIAVDNLIQFAKGRPINIVK; from the coding sequence ATGAAAATAGTAGTATTAGATGGATTCACTTTAAATCCAGGAGATTTATCTTGGAAAGAGTTTGAAAAATTAGGTGAGTTAAAAGTTTATGATAGAACAAGCTTTGATGAAATTGTAGATAGAGCTTATGATTGCGAGATAATTCTTACAAATAAAACACCATTAGGTATGGATACTTTAAAAAAGTTACCTAAAATAAAATATATCGGGGTTCTTGCAACAGGATACAATGTAGTTGATGCAAAAGCCGCAAAGGAGATGGGTATTATAGTTACCAATACTCCAGCTTATGGTACTAATTCAGTTGCGCAATTTGTTTTTGCTCTGTTACTCGAAATATGTCATCATGTAGGGGAACATAATGAAGTCGTTCGAAAAGGTGCTTGGACAAATAGTAAGGATTTTTGTTTTTGGAATTATCCTATGATTGAACTTGCTGGCAAAACAATGGGTATTATAGGTATGGGACGGATTGGTGTTGTTACGTCCACAATTGCGCAAGCTTTTGGTATGAATGTTTTAGCATATAATCCATCTAAGAAGGAGTCATTAATATCAGATACTTTTAAATATGTTGAATTAGACCAGTTATATGAAGGGGCTGATGTTATAAGTTTACACTGTCCTTTGTTTGAGGAAACTAAGGGAATAATAAATAAGGAATCTATTAAGAAAATGAAAGATGGCGTTATTATAATAAATACTTCTAGAGGACCTTTAATTGTTGAAGAGGATCTAGCGCAAGCTCTAAATAGTGGTAAGGTTGCAGGTGTTGGATTAGATGTTATGTCAGTGGAGCCGGTTCAAATGGATAATCCACTTATGAGAGCTAAAAATTGTTTAATTACACCACATATAGCATGGGCACCAAAAGAATCTAGGGAGCGTCTTATGAATATAGCGGTAGATAATTTGATTCAATTTGCAAAAGGTAGACCTATAAATATAGTAAAATAA
- the ilvB gene encoding biosynthetic-type acetolactate synthase large subunit, whose translation MKCSGAKILLECLKEQGTDTIFGYPGGAVLNIYDEIYSFEDITHILVSHEQGAAHAADGYARATGKVGVCLATSGPGATNLVTGIATAYMDSVPMIAITGQVATTLIGKDSFQEVDIVGITMPITKHNFLVKDINELAPTIRKAFRIAMSGRPGPVLIDIPKDITGMECEYFPEIPKIIEHKVVKESQLDDAISAIQSSKKPIIVVGGGCNISGAEELLLSFQDKLKCPVCSTMMGLGAFSGLHPMYTGMLGMHGTFASNRCITSSDLIIAIGARFSDRVISDPVTFAANTKVIHIDIDEAEVSKNIKADCWVIGNVADVLIKLLQNLKGRESNEWTTCTKELIQKDKEKVIKINEFESVTPLYVIKKLYEITKGNAIITTEVGQNQIWATQAFTYTKPRTFISSGGLGTMGYGFGAAIGASIGKKEMVFDIAGDGSFRMNLNELGTAARYNIPVKIILLNNGVLGMVRQWQNVFYSKRFSSTTLERDTDFVKIAEGFGVKGIRVDHNGQVVDALKEAIAWDGPVVIDFRVAPDEMASPMVPPGASIEMMFEV comes from the coding sequence ATGAAGTGCAGCGGTGCAAAAATTTTGCTAGAGTGTCTTAAAGAGCAAGGTACCGATACTATATTTGGGTATCCAGGTGGAGCAGTATTAAATATATATGATGAAATTTATTCTTTTGAGGATATAACTCACATATTAGTTTCTCATGAACAAGGGGCAGCGCATGCTGCTGATGGATATGCTAGAGCAACTGGAAAGGTTGGCGTATGCCTTGCAACATCAGGTCCTGGGGCTACAAATCTTGTTACAGGGATTGCAACTGCTTATATGGATTCTGTACCTATGATTGCAATTACTGGGCAGGTAGCAACAACATTAATAGGCAAAGACTCTTTTCAGGAAGTTGATATTGTTGGTATAACAATGCCTATTACAAAACATAATTTTTTAGTGAAAGACATTAATGAATTAGCACCTACAATAAGAAAAGCATTTAGAATTGCAATGAGTGGAAGGCCAGGACCTGTGCTTATAGACATACCTAAGGATATAACTGGCATGGAGTGCGAATACTTTCCTGAAATTCCAAAGATAATCGAGCATAAAGTCGTAAAAGAAAGCCAACTTGATGATGCTATTTCTGCAATTCAAAGCTCGAAAAAACCAATAATTGTAGTCGGTGGTGGGTGTAATATATCTGGCGCTGAGGAGTTATTATTATCATTTCAAGATAAATTAAAATGCCCAGTATGTAGTACTATGATGGGACTAGGTGCATTTAGTGGATTACACCCTATGTACACGGGGATGCTTGGCATGCATGGAACTTTTGCCTCTAATAGGTGCATAACCTCAAGTGATTTAATAATTGCAATTGGGGCAAGATTTAGTGATAGAGTTATTAGCGATCCGGTTACTTTTGCAGCAAACACTAAAGTAATCCATATCGATATAGATGAAGCAGAAGTTTCAAAAAATATTAAGGCGGATTGCTGGGTAATTGGAAATGTAGCCGATGTATTAATAAAATTACTACAAAATCTAAAAGGTCGGGAATCAAATGAATGGACAACTTGTACAAAGGAACTAATTCAAAAGGACAAGGAAAAAGTCATAAAAATAAATGAATTTGAAAGTGTAACTCCTCTTTATGTAATTAAAAAACTTTATGAAATTACAAAAGGTAATGCTATAATAACTACAGAGGTAGGCCAAAATCAAATTTGGGCAACTCAAGCATTCACCTATACGAAACCAAGAACTTTTATAAGCTCTGGGGGACTAGGTACTATGGGATATGGCTTTGGAGCCGCAATAGGAGCAAGTATAGGAAAGAAAGAAATGGTTTTTGATATTGCAGGGGATGGGAGTTTTAGAATGAATCTTAATGAGCTTGGAACTGCTGCAAGATATAATATACCAGTTAAAATAATATTATTAAATAATGGTGTTTTGGGTATGGTTAGGCAATGGCAGAATGTGTTTTACTCAAAAAGATTTTCTAGTACAACACTTGAGAGAGATACTGATTTTGTAAAAATAGCAGAGGGTTTTGGAGTTAAAGGTATAAGGGTTGATCATAATGGACAGGTCGTAGATGCATTAAAAGAAGCAATAGCATGGGATGGTCCTGTTGTAATTGATTTTAGGGTCGCTCCAGATGAGATGGCATCTCCTATGGTTCCGCCAGGTGCAAGTATTGAAATGATGTTTGAGGTATAG